The DNA region GAGCTAAGGTGAGAATAAATCCCAGTATGTGCCTtttagagaatgaaaataaTGTATTCTGGTGATTCGTATCTTATTCTAGGTACACAGTCTTCATAATGACTTCTGTACTTTGTTTAGGTATTGGAAGAACTTCAGAAAGATCCTTGGCCTGTTCCAGCAGACCAGAGGGCCACAAGGTGCACTGGCACAGCATTAAGTGTGGCTGCACATTTGTTGGGGGCATGTGTCCCAGGTTCTGGGGCTAGAATAATGGCATTTGTGGGCGGTCCATCCACTGAGGGGCCTGGTTCTGTAAGTTTTTTAAACCATACTTGGATTatgtaaatatgtttatataatttgtctTGATGATAATAGTTCTACAGGTTTTAAATATGCAACCCTATTTGGTTACAATGATTATTACTTTGATTGCTATGTTGATATATGTaagtgttttatatataattatatattgattgaAACATAATAATCATTGATgagaaaaaacataataatcctTGTTTATAATACGATAagatcttcattttttttaaaaggtcacTCTTCATTAAAAAGAACACGCAAAATGCGTTTATTGATGGAAGGGAGAAGAGAAACAAAAGCAAAAGAatagaagaagagaaaaaatattaaatgtcaataagataaaaaaaaattatcaaccCGTACAATAAGATCTTCATGCCCTCCAATGCAATGCAGTATTTaggaaaatatttttgtttgttggaAATTTGGGATATAATTAGCAGTCATAAGAACAGCTGATCGTAAGAACATGAGAGGCCCTGGCTTGCTTAAACCTAGTGACCTCTGGGACTTGCATTGGCTATTAATTTGCCAAGGGACCTAATTTGTACAGAGTTTGCTTTTAGTGATATTAAGGTCATTAATATGTTAAATCTATTTCTTTATTGGAATCTTCACTCCTTATCAATTGACCTCTATTGACACTTAACTAAGGCTAACATGGTTGTACTTTGTGGTGGGGATTCCATGAATTAAGTATTGGGcctatttgaaatatatatatatatatatatatattttttttttttccaacatAGAAATACccacaatattttttaaatcaacatATCACACTATTATCCCTAATAGTAATCTAATCTGGATCTGTTTCTAGATGAGAACCAGAGAAAATACTCGTTTTCGTTTCTGGATTAGATATTTGCTTAGCCTTCAGCATTGGGAACAGGAAGCTTCATCCATCCATCCAGTACTTTACCTGACTATGTTCTATGAAGACATCCACCTCCCCTTGATTCTCTTTTcctaaatcaaacattatcTTATTGAGTTATAGCAAGATAAGGCTGCTTCTCagtaaaaaatgaataagaCCACGTTTCTTCTTTTGCATGATTAGGCCTGTTTTGGTTAGAACTGATGTTTCTGTGTGCTTTTCTTTGCTCTTGGATTTTGTAACTCCTATCTTGCATAAGGAGAGTCCAGATTCCCTTCTCCTCtctttgattttaaaaaaattatcttgcTGTAAAACATAACATTTCTTGTTATATTAGAGGATAACACACTTCACTGTCTCTTGTTTGCACCCTGAAATTGTCAGATTGTGTCAAAAAGTTTGTCTGAACCCATCCGATCGCACAAAGACCTTGATAAAGATTCTGCTCCCAACTATCACAAAGCTGTAAAGTTTTATGAAGGGCTTAGTAGACAGCTTGTACATCAAGGGCATGTATTGGATCTCTTTGCTTGTGCACTTGACCAGGTATTATTTTTTCCAACCATTTGTTGGTTTCTTATTGTTTAGtcatttcatttttcaatatCTTCCACttactatttatttttcattttcttttctttttacaTGCTAAAGATCGAAATGCTTTCGTTTCTCCTCGTCTACTGCtcattttgatatgttttaagtAATATCTGTGGAGCTGTATAGGGAGAGTTAAAGGAGGATAGTGTTTGATATAGAATTTTGTTGAATATGTTTTCACTTGGTTAAATTATCTATGCACAAAGGAATAAAGTGATGTCACCAACAATTTTTACACAAAGCAACCAAATCacctatatataattataattatatattgaggtcatctgcaaaaaaaaaagaagaaaaataaaaaggaagAGCAGACTTAGACATTGCCATCACACCAAGAGAAGAAATTTATGCAGCAAGGGAGATTTGAAATGAAATGATTTGTAACCCTGTCAGAAACattctttctttttccttttacaaattaataacttttagaTCTATGCATGAGCATCCATACTTCTTTCTTGTTTCCTAGGTTGGGGTGGCCGAACTTAAGATAGCTGTAGAAAGAACTGGAGGATTAGTGGTGCTTGCAGAAAGCTTTGGCCATTCAGTCTTCAAGGATTCACTTAGACATGTTTTCCAAAGTGGTGATTATGATCTTGGTCTGTCATCAAAGTAAGGTTTGATTGATATTTTGCTCTACTTTTATTATAGCAGGCTATTAAACTGAActttatgaagaaaaaataacatGATACACAAAGCAGCTTTGTCTAGTTTCTTCAaaagtttgtcatttggtttCTTATTAATTCCACGCTTCTATTAGTCTATTTTGGTGTAGCATAATTAACCTTCCATGAACTGACTTCTGGTGGTTTACTTTCACTGAGACATGTTTGTCATTCCATCTACAAGTAGGTAACTCAGAGATGAATAAGTAGCTCCAAAAGTACTGCTTGTTATTTTTGTAAAGTATTGCTCTCTTGTGCTTTGGATTTTGTTTCCCTTCCAAAGAAAAGTCAGATATGCCAAGTGAATTCATGCATATATGTTTTCTTGGGTGCTAGATGCTTAACATTGATTGTGCATGCCATATTATCATTGTTTGATCAAAATTCATTGATTCTATAAGAATTTTAggtgaaaatattgtttaagttGGAATAGGCATAAATGGATTGGACGTTCTGCTTGTTGGCCCAATCTGAGGTTATCCAGCTTTCTTGAAATGCATAAAGGACCTTTAGAGGCGACTTACTAAGTTGTAGGTCTTTAGGGGGATAAAGTTTAAAGGGAAAAAATGCAAATTTCTTACATGAACCTTTTCATTTGGGGTAAAAATACCCATACGCTTGGTCTCCGTGACATCGGAGACTAATGGAAAAGCatctcaatttaaaataaaattaatacccATATacttaaataagaaaaattacccatgaactttattaataatgtaCGCCTGTTTTTGGAATGGTAGACCTGTTGATTTAATAAAGCTTCATAGTGCTGTTGGATCTTGTGATTACCTGATCGTTTTGCTTCAATCTTCTCATATTTTCTCACAACTCTATGCTTGATATGATGTTTTACAATATGGTTGGGTTTCCCATGTACAATCATGTTTCAAACTTGAACTGTCTTACTTGCTGGCCTGGTTTTGTAATCACTATAACTTTTATCAGTGGTATTTTTGAGGTCAATTGCTCGAAGGATATCAAGATTCAAGGAGTTGTTGGTCCTTGTGCTTCTCTTGAAAAGGTACTATCAAGATATAAGGGAAAATCGTAGTTCTGCAATATTAAAAAAGGAATACAAATTGATATGCTGTAATGTGCAGAAGGGTTCTTTATCCTCTGAAACCGTCATTGGTCAAGGTAACACAACAGCATGGAAGATGTGTGGACTTGACAAAAGCACATCTTTGTGCCTATTCTTTGAGATTGTGAAAAAGGACAACCCAGATGTTACTGGCCAAGTTACAAGCAACCAGTTCTACTTCCAATTTCTAACATAGTAGGGACTCTTTGCTTTAGCTTCTTTGGAAATGCTTTTATTCTCTGGCCTTATTTGACGTTCTGACTTAGATATTCTACCATAGTTATCAGCATCCAAATGGTCTAATGCGACTTCGTGCCACTACACTTTCCAGAAGATGGGTTGCTGGGCCTGGAAGTACACAGGCAAGTGCATTATGATCTGTCATGAGCTTGTTTTCAGCTATGTAAAATTAGCTCTTTTTACTAGTTGCTACTTGGCTTCTGGAAGCATATATCTCTAATATCATTTGCCtatgttattttttgtttcCATTTTGTATTTGACATTGGGTAGGAAGGATTTTTGATAAATGTCAAAGTATTATCTATCATTGCAAACTTGCATGTTTTCACTAGTTAATACTACTACTAGGTGTCTATTTGATGccattttctttctattttgtgttttatattcCATATGTATTTGGTTGTTGCTTTGTTCTCAATTATGTGTAgccaataattttattgtatgtTACAGGAGTTGATTGCTGGGTTTGATCAAGAAGCCGCTGCTGTAGTCATGGCACGTCTAGTTTCTTTCAAAATGGAATCTGAGGTAATCACAAATGCCTTTAGAAGTTATGATGatataataaactatttacattgacattctttttattattattatttttgggttGAATGTTATCACTAATGCATGACATAACCAACAGAGTTAAAAGAGCTAATAGATTAGCCAGCTATTTTCATTATGTGCATGGTTACTGTGTTTTGGAGTTATTGTGCTTTGGTGTGTTTATTGGAGTGCAAGTTTATTGAATATATAGGAAGGGTAATGTTCTTTAATTGGAATATATTTTTCCTGTCTCATTCTATCTGCTTTTGGTTTCCTAATCATATTATCTTCCTCTTTTTACTAAGTAACAACTTTTTTCTTCCCTGCACCTTGCCTGAATAACCAGGGTTATGTGCTACCAGTATGCTCAACAGGAAGCTTCCATCGGACCATTGTTGAGGCTGTCTCATCTGCTTACTTGATGTCATTATGTTCTTTCAGTATCTAGTCTAGGTCTAATTGTAGACCGCCTGATCTGTCTAGTTTATTTGACACTGAAGATGTCTATTGTCATATGTTCCTTTTCTTGTGAATGCTATACCTTCTATTGTCTTCTTACTGATATAGACTGTCTGCAGGCAGAGTTTGACCCAATTAGATGGCTGGATAAGTCATTGATACATTTATGTTCTCGATTTGGTGACTACCAAAAGGATCACCCATCTTCATTCAGCTTATCTCCCCGCTTTTCAATATATCCACAGTTTATGTTCCATTTGCGGCGTTCTCAGTTTGTGCAGGTACTATTAGTATTGATTATTTTGCtgatttttaacattattaagagGTATGTGCACTTTGCCACTTTTTCATTGGTCAATGTTCGTAATGCTTTATTTTGTTGACCAGGTTTTCAATAATAGCCCAGATGAGACGGCATACTTTAGGATAATTCTGAACCATGAAAATGTCACTAACTCGGTTGTGATGATTCAGCCTTCATTGATTTCATATTCTTTTCATTCTGGCCCTGAACCCGCTATGCTAGATGTCGCAGCCATTGCAGCAGACAGGATCCTACTTTTGGACTCTTATTTTACAGTAGTTGTATTTCATGGAGCAACTGTCGCCCAATGGCGAAAAGCAGGATATCATAATCAGCCGGAGCACGCGGTAATCCATTCTGGAGTACCTCACAGATGATGGGggaaatatatacattattatagATTCTTAGAAGTCACATTTATATAATGATCTTGTCAACTTTCAGTTTCTTGCTTTCTATAGTCCTTTTTTTCTTGCCTTTGTGACACATAACCTATTTTTGCAGCCATTTGCGCAATTGCTTCTGCTCCCTCTAGATGATGCAGATGCTATAATTAAGGAGAGATTTCCTGTACCTCGTCTCGTCATTTGTGATCAACATGGCTCACAGGTATTACTGATTAATTCCTTTTGTAATGAACTTGTCAAGGCATATGCGTGCTACATGTACTGCATAATTTActctcattttgtttttggtaaaattatAGAACTAACTCATATTACTGAATATAAGTTATGGAATTAAAGATTCTGAATATGTGAAGTACATTGACAGTAGTTTATATGTCAAGTATTAATGGATGACTTGGTCtgtaaagaaattaaattaaattatgtgaaGTACATTGACAATATGGAAGAAAAATGAATTTTGAACATTATTCACGAATTGTCCTGAAGATTGGGATATACTATTGCATTGAGTATCTACTCTTCATAGATGATCCCTCTGCCACCCCCACCCCACTTAACACACACACAAATGTATGTTTTGCATTTATTTTGTGGTTACATAGACAGTTCTTGAGCTCTTTTTTTGGGAAGTTAGTGGACGCGGTGTGCATGCCTCCAATTTTCCTCATTTAATTGCTGTAAGCAACATGAAAGATgcataaatgtttatatatttactttatctGTGCAGGCTCGTTTCCTGTTGGCAAAATTGAACCCTTCTGCTACATACACTTCTGACATGCCTTCTCATGAAAGGGAAATAATCTTCACGGATGATGTTAGCTTTGAGGTCTTTATGGATCATCTTCAGAGGTTAGCAGTTCAGTAGAGTTCTTCAGTGACCCTTCTCAGAGGTTAGCTGACAAATAGAGTACAACTTGGCCATGAATTTTGTAAAACTCGTGTTACCTAAATGGTTGTACAGTAAtagtctattttattttgttcttttgagattcttttttatattttggtttgTATGCAAAAGCTATTGCTTTGATAATCAATAATTTGACATTGtttcatacaatattttttcacaGAATTTTCTTGACCTGGCCAAGCCAGATGTTAATGCTTTTTCTTGGACTCCAAATCATGAAGCTCTTGTTACATCATTGTTGAAATTATTGAAGCTCaataaattcaatttgaatctcATTTCTATGTAAAATTTGCTTATTTATCTATTGGAATTACACTCAAAGCAGTGTACTAGCATTAGGACTTCGTGAAGCTGCATTGTTGAATGATTATGATTCTAAACAATGAAGGGTCATTCTCTGACCAAGgttatctctattttttttgtcattcCAACATCTAGTTAGTGAAGAAGATCCCACAgctaaaatttgattaatttatttattgtgttgAGGGAGGGATTATGGATGGGTGAGAGGTACATCATCTATTAACATTGAAATTTATTTGCTATGATGGGAAAATGTTCTAGAACTACCTCTCTTAAGTGACACGCACTTACAATTTTTgttaaaagattaatttttgttagaagATTAATTCATACATGTATGTTGTTCTATTATAAGAAACTTTTCTGGAGTCCTTTCTATTATGCCTCTTATGAAGTCATAGTACATGATGTGCTTAATTAGACATATATTAAGTTCATCCAGCCTAAAACATATATTCTATGAAGTGCCAATGAAAAGAATGTATGAGCTGCATAAGTTATGCCAAATTCTTTGTGTGAGGTTCTCCCCCTGAACTTATAGCTCAAGATCAAATAAGTCCCTAAATTTTCAAGAGGATCGTGTAAGACATCAATTATTTGTACATACTGGATTACATAAGCTCTCTGACACGTTATTATGTATTACATTTAAAAGTTGTCCATTTCAGCCATGTATACACTGCGGTCTTTTACATATGTGTCATTTCTAACATGATGACATATAACAGCTAGTTGACGGAAGGTTTGTTTGATCAGATATGTACAAGTTAAGAGCTTATTTGGTAACTTGGCCTAGTTGGCTACAAGTTTAGGGTGCTATTTTGATCTTCTTTTCAAAGGTGAAAGGTTCTTATGTCACCTGCGGTTTTTTCCTCTCTGATACCTTGGGGGATATCTAACTTTGTGTATTGTGGTCTTTCGTCTCCCTCCCTCTTTTGTCTTTTCCTTGCTTCTAGCTTGTATGTAATGACGAAAAAAAC from Impatiens glandulifera chromosome 5, dImpGla2.1, whole genome shotgun sequence includes:
- the LOC124937706 gene encoding protein transport protein SEC23, producing the protein MAEFLDLEAQDSVRMPWNVIPGTKQESANCVVPVAAIYTVIKSFPSMPVLPYSPLRCRNCRSVLNPFSIVDFPAKIWICPFCLQRNHFPPHYHSISDENLPAELFPQYTTIEYESPSEKATVPPVFLFVVDTCMIEEEIGFLKSALSQAVGLLPENSLLGLITFGAYVCVHELGFSQIPKVYVFRGSKEITKDQVLEQMNFFVKKPKPVTGVVAGVRDGLSPETIARFLLPASESEFTINTVLEELQKDPWPVPADQRATRCTGTALSVAAHLLGACVPGSGARIMAFVGGPSTEGPGSIVSKSLSEPIRSHKDLDKDSAPNYHKAVKFYEGLSRQLVHQGHVLDLFACALDQVGVAELKIAVERTGGLVVLAESFGHSVFKDSLRHVFQSGDYDLGLSSNGIFEVNCSKDIKIQGVVGPCASLEKKGSLSSETVIGQGNTTAWKMCGLDKSTSLCLFFEIVKKDNPDVTGQVTSNQFYFQFLTYYQHPNGLMRLRATTLSRRWVAGPGSTQELIAGFDQEAAAVVMARLVSFKMESEAEFDPIRWLDKSLIHLCSRFGDYQKDHPSSFSLSPRFSIYPQFMFHLRRSQFVQVFNNSPDETAYFRIILNHENVTNSVVMIQPSLISYSFHSGPEPAMLDVAAIAADRILLLDSYFTVVVFHGATVAQWRKAGYHNQPEHAPFAQLLLLPLDDADAIIKERFPVPRLVICDQHGSQARFLLAKLNPSATYTSDMPSHEREIIFTDDVSFEVFMDHLQRLAVQ